In Spirochaetota bacterium, one genomic interval encodes:
- a CDS encoding ABC transporter permease translates to MVQIIKKNIIAFTSRLRAIILGIADFHSYMKAIIRSFRSLRYLKIRSLYTIAVNQTRFTGIDALPLVSWIALLLGATVIIQATTNFPKYGIESFIGNLLVIIIARELGPLVTALIVVARSGSAIAAEIATQTQNREILSLELMGIDTRMYIILPRIVASFAAIFTLIIIFDVIAFFGGYLIALTSVYIPMGTFMQTLLDAFTFNDLLVTITKSVIYGILIPLICCYYGLKPKSSFEIPIFVSKAVIRTLLVIFIINAVISVLFYF, encoded by the coding sequence ATGGTTCAGATTATAAAAAAAAATATTATAGCTTTTACTTCAAGGTTGAGAGCAATCATACTGGGAATTGCTGATTTCCACTCATATATGAAAGCTATTATACGTTCATTCCGTTCATTACGATACCTTAAAATCCGTTCACTGTATACCATTGCGGTTAATCAAACACGGTTTACTGGAATTGATGCATTGCCTCTTGTTTCATGGATTGCATTATTACTTGGGGCGACAGTTATTATCCAAGCAACCACCAATTTTCCTAAGTATGGTATTGAAAGCTTCATCGGTAATCTTCTTGTGATAATAATTGCACGAGAGCTTGGCCCACTGGTGACAGCGCTCATAGTTGTTGCACGCTCTGGTTCTGCTATTGCTGCTGAGATAGCCACACAAACACAGAATAGAGAGATTCTTTCGCTTGAGCTTATGGGTATTGACACACGTATGTATATCATACTGCCACGCATAGTTGCATCATTTGCAGCAATATTCACGCTGATAATTATTTTTGATGTCATTGCATTCTTTGGGGGATATTTGATAGCTCTTACCAGTGTCTATATCCCTATGGGTACATTTATGCAGACATTACTAGATGCATTCACATTTAACGATTTGCTAGTAACTATCACTAAAAGTGTAATTTATGGTATACTGATACCACTGATCTGCTGTTATTATGGATTAAAGCCTAAGTCAAGCTTTGAGATACCTATTTTTGTTTCCAA
- a CDS encoding putative glycoside hydrolase, protein MAHKVKIVKLVIALCIFLFIVLQWQYIQYTAHYVKGYYRSVKDFLLTPDTVSIIYPTRSLYYKRPYATAPASLLHSGNILMYTAQKEEHVADIAQKLIGFTYYYKASHLQNAIIKLNGITTKTIGPGTVLVIPHPLPFITIDLTKKSMTQIPYVKGVYYSGNSLASKKMMQQLSQLKHAGINCVVFDVKDVCGTVNYKSHVPMVVELNTHEKRPIDDIVTLIRNFKELDLYVIARIAVFRDHLLATKSPEMAIKSKRTGGIWNQGTKELWVDPTKQSVWDYNIALACEIATLGADEVQFDYIRFPVSGDLSDAQFANEFGNKSKIEIITEFLAKAKNELHKLNTAVSIDIFGVTAWQKEEDVNKLGQKIQFLAKNCDVISPMLYPSHFNDNFDGYANPGDEPYYFIATGNKKVMAIAPNILVRPWLQAFKWRVSNYNEDYILAQVKACIDTNTYGYLFWNASNDYSMVYKAFMKKINSNIKNIQRNSK, encoded by the coding sequence ATGGCACATAAGGTAAAAATCGTCAAGCTTGTTATAGCATTGTGCATTTTTTTGTTTATTGTTTTACAGTGGCAGTATATACAATATACTGCACATTACGTAAAAGGGTATTACAGGTCAGTTAAAGATTTTCTTTTGACACCTGATACTGTATCAATTATCTACCCTACACGTTCATTGTACTATAAGCGACCGTATGCAACAGCACCCGCTTCTCTTTTACACAGCGGAAACATCCTTATGTACACAGCCCAAAAAGAAGAACATGTAGCAGATATTGCACAAAAGTTGATAGGATTTACCTACTATTACAAAGCATCACATTTGCAAAATGCTATAATAAAATTGAATGGCATCACTACTAAAACAATTGGGCCAGGTACTGTTTTAGTGATTCCCCATCCTTTGCCATTTATCACTATTGACCTTACTAAAAAGTCAATGACACAAATACCGTATGTCAAAGGAGTTTACTATTCTGGCAACAGCCTTGCAAGCAAAAAGATGATGCAGCAGCTATCGCAATTAAAACATGCTGGCATTAATTGCGTTGTGTTTGATGTCAAGGATGTGTGTGGTACAGTGAATTATAAAAGCCATGTCCCCATGGTAGTGGAACTTAACACTCATGAAAAACGGCCTATTGATGATATTGTTACCCTTATACGAAACTTTAAGGAATTAGATTTGTACGTGATAGCCCGTATTGCAGTGTTCCGTGATCATCTTTTAGCTACAAAAAGCCCTGAAATGGCAATAAAATCAAAACGAACTGGTGGTATATGGAATCAAGGCACGAAAGAATTATGGGTGGATCCAACAAAACAGAGTGTGTGGGACTACAACATTGCTTTAGCCTGCGAAATTGCTACATTGGGTGCTGATGAAGTACAGTTTGATTATATACGATTCCCTGTTTCTGGCGATCTTTCAGATGCACAATTTGCTAATGAATTTGGTAATAAATCAAAGATTGAAATCATAACGGAGTTTTTAGCAAAAGCAAAAAATGAATTGCATAAGCTTAATACTGCAGTTTCTATCGACATATTTGGTGTTACCGCATGGCAAAAGGAAGAGGATGTAAATAAATTAGGACAAAAAATCCAGTTTTTGGCAAAAAACTGTGATGTGATTTCGCCAATGCTGTATCCTTCACATTTCAATGACAACTTTGATGGATATGCTAATCCGGGTGATGAACCATATTATTTTATTGCAACCGGTAACAAAAAAGTAATGGCGATAGCTCCTAATATACTAGTCCGGCCATGGTTACAAGCATTCAAATGGCGTGTAAGCAATTACAATGAAGATTATATACTTGCACAGGTAAAAGCCTGTATTGATACAAACACGTATGGGTATCTATTTTGGAATGCATCCAATGATTATAGTATGGTGTATAAAGCATTTATGAAAAAGATCAATAGCAATATTAAAAACATACAGAGGAATAGTAAGTGA
- a CDS encoding class I SAM-dependent methyltransferase, producing the protein MIVNSKDFLNDYIKVWDDGAVKDAPFITLGLEAVLTDYYGNLLDAPPPFDVSPGEKILDLGCGWGRVLKPVRAITDNAVGLDISFKMLTAAFNHLQHHNLPTPLIRGDGTALPFKDNTFDTVYSLLVLQHLSKENGKKVIEEIHRVLKPGGKAFIRVPSRFAPENLLMAFLQMISIYILGYKDPIRMRFYRIGEINALCQPLFSKVEITAHEFRPPWNFHTPWTWHYIIIPKRFHKRLRELSDKIENRANNKSPWLKHFGVTLMIKVVK; encoded by the coding sequence GTGATAGTTAATAGTAAGGATTTTTTAAATGACTATATAAAAGTATGGGACGATGGCGCTGTCAAAGATGCTCCGTTTATTACCCTTGGCCTTGAAGCAGTACTTACCGATTACTATGGCAACCTTCTGGATGCACCACCACCTTTTGATGTTAGTCCCGGGGAAAAAATACTTGATTTGGGTTGCGGATGGGGGCGTGTGTTAAAACCAGTTCGTGCTATTACTGACAATGCTGTGGGGCTTGACATATCTTTCAAGATGCTTACCGCCGCTTTTAATCATTTACAGCACCATAATCTCCCCACTCCACTTATTAGAGGTGATGGAACCGCGCTGCCATTCAAAGACAATACCTTTGATACAGTGTATTCACTTTTAGTACTACAACATCTTTCTAAAGAAAATGGGAAAAAGGTAATTGAGGAAATTCACCGCGTATTAAAACCGGGAGGGAAAGCATTTATCAGGGTCCCATCACGGTTTGCTCCAGAAAACCTGTTAATGGCTTTTTTGCAAATGATAAGCATTTATATATTGGGATACAAAGATCCTATCAGAATGCGTTTCTACCGTATTGGTGAGATCAATGCACTATGCCAACCATTATTCTCCAAAGTTGAAATCACTGCACATGAATTTAGACCACCATGGAACTTTCATACACCATGGACATGGCACTATATTATTATCCCTAAACGTTTCCACAAACGGTTGCGAGAGCTATCGGACAAAATTGAAAACAGAGCAAACAATAAAAGTCCCTGGCTTAAGCACTTTGGTGTCACATTGATGATTAAAGTGGTAAAGTAA
- a CDS encoding B12-binding domain-containing radical SAM protein, whose translation MKVLLINPPYPFEESPSPPFGLMALAAYLEDKNIEVKIEDYIVNRFSEQRVKSIMSTFAPDVVGSTGVTMNIKKALSILQIYKQVNPDLVTVLGGPHATFDAHNILLHHPYIDVIVRGEGELTFHQLLSHLYDKSTYPDIAGISYRDNDNTIVHNPNRDFIPDINILPYPARHLVELSKYRALGFPINMMTSRGCPFNCIFCVGSKMVGRKVRYFDTDRVVNEFAMLATMKFKQINIVDDLFTSNKSRCIEVCKEIVRRGIQHPWTAFARVDTVNLELLEHMKEAGCTMLCFGIESGNQEILDKVKKKITLEKCKQAVEMCKKVGISPMTSYILGLPGETEETIKKTLEFAKELSDNYGFHVLAPFPGTEVREMKDYYEIEILTNDWDLYDANRAVSVTPWVTAEKINEIVDRFNGSIKAYILSLGEKLKQCQTLTDKEQELISNIRSFEIVRDMILDRLVEDYPGVENGVPVDAKKEFVEYLLQKTKFPKEEIINEVERLINLRCIDFIYRENKIYPIWT comes from the coding sequence ATGAAAGTATTGCTCATTAACCCGCCATACCCTTTTGAGGAATCTCCATCGCCACCATTTGGGCTTATGGCACTAGCTGCATATCTGGAAGACAAAAACATTGAAGTAAAAATAGAAGATTATATAGTTAATAGATTTTCAGAACAACGAGTGAAAAGCATTATGTCAACGTTTGCACCAGATGTTGTAGGTTCAACCGGTGTAACTATGAACATAAAGAAGGCGTTATCAATTTTGCAGATATATAAACAAGTTAATCCTGACCTTGTTACAGTTCTTGGTGGACCGCATGCAACGTTTGATGCACACAATATACTGCTCCACCACCCTTATATAGATGTAATTGTAAGGGGTGAAGGTGAGTTGACATTTCATCAGTTACTGTCGCACCTATATGATAAAAGTACATATCCTGATATTGCAGGCATTTCTTACCGTGATAATGATAATACAATTGTTCACAATCCTAACAGGGATTTCATCCCAGATATTAATATTCTCCCTTACCCTGCAAGGCATTTGGTTGAGCTTTCAAAATACCGTGCACTAGGATTTCCCATTAATATGATGACATCACGCGGTTGTCCGTTTAACTGCATTTTTTGTGTTGGCAGTAAGATGGTGGGTAGAAAGGTGAGGTATTTTGATACAGACCGTGTTGTGAATGAATTTGCAATGCTTGCCACAATGAAGTTTAAGCAGATTAACATTGTTGATGATTTATTTACTTCAAATAAAAGCCGCTGCATAGAGGTGTGTAAAGAAATTGTAAGGCGCGGTATACAACACCCCTGGACTGCATTTGCCCGCGTTGATACTGTAAATCTGGAATTATTAGAGCATATGAAAGAAGCTGGTTGTACAATGCTTTGTTTTGGTATTGAAAGCGGCAATCAGGAAATCCTGGATAAAGTTAAGAAAAAGATAACACTTGAAAAGTGTAAACAGGCTGTTGAAATGTGCAAGAAGGTTGGTATAAGCCCTATGACATCGTACATTCTGGGATTGCCAGGTGAAACAGAAGAAACTATAAAAAAGACATTGGAGTTTGCAAAAGAGTTGAGCGACAATTACGGTTTCCATGTGCTGGCACCGTTTCCTGGTACTGAAGTTCGTGAAATGAAAGATTATTATGAAATTGAAATTTTGACCAATGACTGGGATCTGTACGATGCTAACAGAGCGGTATCGGTTACACCGTGGGTTACAGCAGAAAAGATTAATGAAATTGTTGATAGGTTCAATGGCAGCATAAAGGCATATATTTTATCATTGGGCGAAAAACTAAAGCAATGCCAGACACTTACCGACAAGGAACAGGAATTAATCAGCAATATACGTTCATTTGAAATAGTACGTGATATGATATTGGACAGGCTTGTAGAAGATTATCCTGGTGTTGAAAATGGTGTTCCTGTTGATGCAAAGAAAGAATTTGTTGAATATTTGTTGCAAAAGACTAAATTCCCAAAAGAAGAAATTATAAATGAGGTTGAACGTCTTATTAATTTACGATGTATTGATTTTATATATAGAGAAAATAAGATTTATCCAATATGGACATAA
- a CDS encoding long-chain fatty acid--CoA ligase → METPIVLDIFKDGVKKYGNKILLNRHNGTQWESFTWNQVDAMVKALASYFIELGIKPGDVVSIYSENRPEWAIADLATLSIGGIDAAIYPTNSAPEAAYILKDSSSVVCVCSSKFQTDNVLSKKSELPNLKKIIVCDDLHYDDGLVITFKEAIQKGNSKLHLEEIDTRTKNIKPDDVMTLIYTSGTTGDPKGVMLTHKNIMFICLTFNKVENLPEGFVHLSLLPLSHSVERTMDYYSVLERGAVIYYSRGTEYFAEELKEIRPQCDILVPRVFEKIYNGVMAKVKEMPEKKQKVFNWALSVGLQAAPYFMAAKRKPPLLALKYAIADKLIFSKLKNALGLDRVICWGAAGAPLAKEIHDFFWAMNIQVRKGYGLTETSPVLAVDGSPKLRPIKSDGWISPFPETQIKIADDGEILAKGPQLMKGYLNKPEATKEMFTEDGWIKTGDIGVLDHEGYLKITDRKKDIIVTAGGKNIAPQVIESRFLIHPFVEQIAIVGDARKYIVALIVPNFDTLKQWSATQGITATSNSELVKHPEVRKKYESVVNEVNQEFGRVEQVKQFTLLDQPFSQETGELTPTLKVKRKVIQKKYADLIEEMYKE, encoded by the coding sequence TTGGAAACTCCCATTGTTTTAGACATTTTTAAAGATGGTGTAAAGAAATATGGCAATAAAATTTTGTTAAACCGTCATAACGGCACACAGTGGGAATCTTTCACCTGGAATCAGGTTGATGCTATGGTCAAAGCATTAGCATCGTATTTCATTGAACTAGGAATAAAACCAGGTGATGTTGTCTCAATCTATTCAGAAAACCGCCCAGAATGGGCAATCGCAGATCTTGCAACGCTTTCAATTGGTGGAATTGATGCAGCAATTTACCCAACCAATTCTGCCCCTGAAGCTGCATATATTCTAAAAGATTCTTCATCTGTAGTATGCGTGTGTTCATCAAAATTCCAGACAGATAATGTCCTTTCTAAAAAAAGTGAACTGCCTAACCTAAAGAAGATTATCGTATGCGATGATCTACATTATGATGATGGACTGGTTATCACATTTAAAGAAGCAATACAGAAAGGCAATTCAAAATTACATTTAGAAGAGATAGATACGCGGACAAAGAATATAAAACCAGACGATGTTATGACATTAATCTATACTTCTGGTACCACTGGCGACCCAAAAGGCGTTATGCTCACACATAAAAATATTATGTTTATTTGCCTTACTTTTAACAAAGTGGAAAATCTACCTGAAGGTTTTGTCCACTTATCCCTTCTTCCTCTTTCGCATTCAGTTGAACGCACAATGGATTATTATAGTGTGTTGGAACGTGGAGCTGTCATTTATTACAGCCGTGGTACAGAATACTTTGCCGAAGAACTAAAAGAAATTCGCCCTCAATGCGATATCTTGGTCCCCCGTGTCTTTGAAAAAATCTACAACGGAGTTATGGCAAAAGTAAAAGAAATGCCTGAGAAAAAGCAAAAGGTATTTAACTGGGCACTATCGGTAGGACTACAGGCAGCACCATATTTTATGGCAGCAAAGCGAAAACCCCCGCTACTTGCATTAAAATATGCAATTGCTGACAAGCTCATTTTCTCAAAATTAAAAAATGCTCTTGGCCTTGACCGTGTTATCTGCTGGGGAGCTGCCGGCGCTCCACTTGCAAAGGAAATTCATGATTTCTTCTGGGCAATGAACATACAGGTGCGCAAGGGATATGGCTTAACAGAAACTTCGCCGGTACTGGCTGTCGACGGATCACCAAAATTGCGTCCCATAAAATCTGACGGATGGATATCGCCATTCCCTGAAACACAGATAAAAATTGCTGATGATGGCGAAATTTTAGCCAAAGGCCCTCAACTTATGAAGGGCTATCTCAACAAGCCCGAAGCTACAAAGGAAATGTTTACTGAAGATGGCTGGATAAAAACAGGTGATATCGGTGTTCTTGATCATGAAGGATACCTCAAAATTACCGATCGCAAAAAAGACATCATTGTAACAGCAGGCGGGAAAAATATTGCGCCTCAGGTTATTGAATCACGTTTTCTCATCCACCCATTTGTTGAACAAATTGCCATTGTTGGTGATGCACGAAAATATATCGTTGCTCTGATTGTGCCAAATTTTGACACCCTCAAACAATGGTCAGCTACGCAGGGCATCACTGCAACAAGCAACAGTGAACTGGTGAAACACCCTGAAGTACGCAAAAAATATGAATCAGTTGTGAACGAAGTGAATCAGGAGTTTGGCAGAGTTGAACAGGTTAAACAATTTACTCTCCTTGACCAGCCATTCTCTCAGGAAACAGGCGAATTGACTCCAACACTCAAAGTCAAGCGTAAAGTCATCCAGAAGAAATATGCAGACTTAATTGAAGAAATGTATAAAGAGTAG